In Hydrogenovibrio marinus, a single genomic region encodes these proteins:
- a CDS encoding PAS domain-containing protein codes for MRFFDAHEKHEFSDHYELLDHLPIAVGIVELNGKVRFANKRFAELLKRDQAKMIGVNQSSFHPQADQSKNPFSQHVEALTRGEVISLEAEMVRGDDKIVPVEITANKIVWHDESLMVAAFFPIEKRKEALRLLQDSQQEMTAIFENSQIGILKVDGERKITSCNRAFINIVGANSAKDVIGLSVRQFHVSEDEFVEFGKLYVLVKQFRTHHVYNFHIQ; via the coding sequence ATGAGATTTTTCGATGCGCATGAGAAACATGAGTTTTCCGATCATTATGAACTTCTTGACCACTTGCCTATTGCAGTAGGAATAGTAGAGCTTAATGGTAAGGTCCGTTTTGCCAATAAACGTTTTGCGGAGCTGTTAAAGCGTGATCAGGCAAAGATGATTGGCGTCAATCAATCATCATTTCATCCCCAAGCTGATCAGAGTAAAAACCCATTTTCACAGCATGTCGAAGCCTTGACAAGAGGAGAGGTAATTTCTCTTGAGGCTGAGATGGTACGCGGTGATGACAAGATTGTTCCTGTCGAGATTACGGCTAACAAGATTGTTTGGCATGATGAGTCTTTGATGGTCGCTGCATTCTTTCCTATTGAAAAACGAAAAGAAGCATTAAGGCTGCTACAAGACAGTCAGCAGGAAATGACAGCGATTTTTGAAAACTCGCAAATCGGGATTTTAAAGGTTGATGGTGAGCGCAAAATTACAAGTTGTAACCGTGCTTTCATTAATATTGTTGGCGCCAACTCGGCGAAAGATGTAATTGGTTTATCCGTTCGACAATTCCATGTTTCAGAGGATGAGTTTGTGGAGTTTGGAAAGCTCTATGTACTGGTCAAGCAATTTCGGACACATCACGTTTATAATTTTCATATTCAATAG
- a CDS encoding Dyp-type peroxidase produces MTAEIFQPYQEGIFQEGARHTYFLEYKLDFSKIDAVRQAIAKCLQSHPIDEVVIARYPKEALKVRTVVSFGKRAWKALASDSKMPKDLKDFETLSGQQGHTSPSTQRDVFLWLQADDFSVLYDQATWIQKQMKSVAELAFEQVGFNYYHSLDLIGFEDGTANPKTDELRVSAAVIPEGQPGAGGSLVLSQKWVHDMDTWSQVPLHCQEAIVGRTKRANEELEGEMMPDDSHVSRTDLKVDGVAMKIFRRSSAFGNLSEKGLMFLAFGCELRRFSTQLDSMFGLTEDGKIDQIIRYSKAVTGSYWFAPSKEDLAEVFETETF; encoded by the coding sequence ATGACTGCCGAAATCTTTCAACCTTATCAAGAAGGCATCTTTCAGGAAGGTGCACGACATACCTATTTTCTCGAATATAAACTCGATTTCTCCAAAATTGATGCGGTGCGCCAAGCCATTGCCAAGTGTTTACAATCCCATCCAATAGATGAGGTGGTGATAGCGCGTTATCCCAAGGAAGCACTGAAAGTCCGAACCGTGGTGAGCTTTGGTAAACGTGCGTGGAAAGCCTTGGCTTCAGACAGCAAGATGCCCAAGGATTTGAAAGATTTTGAAACGCTTAGCGGGCAACAAGGGCACACTTCCCCATCGACACAACGAGATGTTTTTTTATGGCTTCAAGCGGATGACTTCTCGGTGCTGTACGATCAAGCGACTTGGATACAAAAGCAAATGAAATCGGTGGCGGAATTGGCATTTGAACAAGTGGGTTTTAATTATTATCACAGCCTCGACTTGATTGGCTTTGAAGATGGCACTGCTAACCCTAAAACCGATGAGTTGAGAGTGTCGGCAGCGGTTATTCCTGAAGGTCAGCCAGGTGCAGGCGGTAGTTTGGTGCTGAGTCAGAAATGGGTACATGATATGGATACCTGGTCTCAAGTGCCTTTGCACTGTCAGGAAGCGATTGTCGGTAGAACCAAACGGGCAAATGAAGAACTGGAAGGCGAGATGATGCCCGATGACTCGCATGTTAGTCGTACTGATTTGAAGGTAGATGGCGTGGCAATGAAGATTTTTCGTCGTTCAAGCGCATTTGGAAATCTCAGTGAGAAAGGACTGATGTTTCTGGCTTTTGGTTGCGAATTACGACGATTCTCGACGCAGCTGGACAGTATGTTCGGTTTGACGGAAGACGGAAAAATCGACCAAATTATCCGTTATTCCAAAGCAGTAACCGGAAGTTATTGGTTTGCACCATCGAAAGAGGATTTAGCAGAAGTATTTGAAACAGAAACGTTTTAA
- a CDS encoding methyl-accepting chemotaxis protein, with product MVSFDFKQPSILRRMFLVFLGFGLGMGVIFPIFAHLFVIWKPGMLWWFVVACIAAGVSIGIFNYWLLNVMLLNRLKRIGEVANAISNNDITHKCSLISNDFIGDMAQSFNGMSSNLRDMVKRIAQVSGELNRASDEMAAVTRETQSGVVRQQEGTQQAAQVIAKMSATVVEMSNNTQAASEAANEANIATEKGSSVVNSTVLSIKKLADEVEETATVIQRLKEDSENIGSVLDVIKDIAEQTNLLALNAAIEAARAGEHGRGFAVVADEVRVLASKTQESTKQIEGMIEKLQYVALEAVGVMNQGREQAHNSVLQANEAGEALQSIAEAVKTINQMNSQIAIFAANQRTQSDVVSDNVHQINDIAQTVADGAAKTSESSTLVGNYATQLSSLIGQFKTDK from the coding sequence ATGGTATCCTTCGACTTTAAACAACCTAGTATTCTTCGCAGAATGTTCTTGGTATTTCTCGGATTCGGCCTCGGGATGGGCGTCATATTTCCGATATTTGCGCATCTCTTCGTCATCTGGAAGCCAGGGATGTTGTGGTGGTTCGTGGTGGCATGTATTGCCGCCGGCGTGAGCATTGGTATTTTCAACTACTGGCTGCTTAACGTCATGTTGTTGAATCGCTTGAAACGTATTGGGGAAGTGGCAAACGCCATCAGCAATAACGACATCACCCACAAGTGCAGTCTCATCAGTAACGACTTCATCGGTGATATGGCTCAAAGCTTCAATGGTATGTCCAGCAACCTGCGTGATATGGTGAAGCGTATCGCTCAAGTGTCTGGTGAGTTGAATCGTGCATCGGACGAAATGGCGGCTGTCACCAGAGAAACCCAATCAGGCGTTGTCCGTCAGCAGGAAGGTACTCAGCAGGCGGCGCAAGTCATCGCTAAGATGTCTGCTACAGTGGTCGAGATGTCAAATAATACTCAAGCGGCATCCGAGGCGGCAAATGAGGCGAATATTGCCACCGAAAAAGGGTCAAGTGTCGTAAACAGTACCGTTTTGTCCATCAAGAAGCTTGCAGATGAGGTTGAAGAAACCGCAACGGTTATCCAACGTTTGAAAGAAGACAGCGAAAACATCGGTTCAGTGCTGGACGTTATCAAAGACATTGCCGAGCAAACCAATCTGTTGGCATTGAACGCTGCAATCGAAGCCGCAAGGGCTGGTGAGCACGGTCGTGGGTTTGCTGTGGTGGCGGATGAAGTTCGTGTCTTAGCAAGTAAAACGCAGGAATCAACTAAGCAAATCGAAGGAATGATCGAGAAGCTGCAATATGTTGCTTTGGAAGCGGTAGGCGTCATGAATCAGGGGCGTGAGCAAGCGCACAACAGTGTGTTGCAAGCTAACGAAGCGGGTGAAGCGCTGCAATCTATCGCTGAGGCGGTTAAAACCATCAATCAAATGAACAGCCAAATTGCGATTTTCGCTGCAAACCAACGTACTCAATCCGATGTGGTCAGCGACAACGTTCATCAAATTAATGATATTGCCCAAACCGTTGCGGATGGTGCGGCAAAAACTTCTGAGTCCAGTACTTTGGTTGGCAATTATGCGACCCAGTTGAGTAGCCTGATCGGCCAATTCAAGACAGACAAATAA
- a CDS encoding LysR family transcriptional regulator, with translation MGQLEKIEIFIRVVEAGGIGKAAEQLNMAKSAVSRRLSELEDELGAKLIHRTTRSSNLTEAGLRFYEKALGVVSAFSELTQSVNVDDQSLSGSLRIAVPLSFGMLHLTRVFDQFMRAYPGIHLDIDFSDGEVDLISSGFDMAIRISDLKDSSMQARKIAPIRFGLVASPEYLEQHGAPQSLQDLKNHQLLKYGNDGMNSWRLTDINGEKHDISFSTRLQANNGEFLKEMAKAGHGIVMEPTFIIWKDLQSGSLVPVLENYYRPEIYVYAVYPRNRFVSKKTRMMIDFLLDYFKQEAYWDAQ, from the coding sequence ATGGGGCAGCTAGAAAAAATAGAGATATTCATTCGAGTCGTTGAAGCAGGCGGCATCGGTAAAGCGGCGGAGCAATTAAATATGGCGAAGTCAGCCGTCAGCCGTCGACTCAGTGAGTTGGAAGATGAATTGGGTGCAAAGTTAATTCATAGAACGACCCGATCATCTAATTTAACCGAGGCGGGCTTGCGTTTTTATGAAAAGGCGTTAGGCGTGGTGTCGGCATTCTCTGAGTTGACCCAGAGTGTCAATGTGGATGATCAGTCTTTGTCAGGTTCTTTAAGAATAGCGGTGCCGCTATCTTTTGGTATGTTGCATTTGACGAGGGTTTTTGATCAGTTTATGCGTGCCTATCCTGGGATTCATTTGGACATTGATTTTTCCGATGGTGAAGTCGACTTGATTAGTTCGGGATTCGATATGGCGATTCGCATATCGGATTTGAAGGATTCCAGTATGCAGGCAAGAAAGATTGCGCCGATTCGTTTTGGGTTGGTCGCCAGCCCTGAGTACCTTGAACAGCATGGCGCGCCTCAAAGCTTACAAGATCTCAAAAACCATCAATTATTAAAGTATGGAAATGATGGTATGAACTCATGGCGTCTGACGGATATCAATGGCGAAAAGCATGACATCAGCTTTTCCACTCGCTTGCAGGCCAACAATGGCGAGTTCCTAAAAGAGATGGCGAAAGCCGGTCATGGCATTGTGATGGAGCCAACTTTTATTATCTGGAAGGATTTGCAGTCCGGGTCGCTAGTGCCCGTGCTGGAAAACTACTATCGCCCAGAAATCTATGTTTACGCGGTTTACCCTCGTAACCGATTCGTGTCGAAAAAAACACGGATGATGATTGACTTCCTTTTGGATTATTTTAAGCAAGAAGCCTATTGGGATGCGCAATAG
- a CDS encoding DoxX family protein: protein MDSLIKLSAPLGRVMLAAIFIIAGLGKIANYTGTQGYMEAMGVPGALLPLVILTEVLGGLAIAFGWHTRIAAFLLAGFTLLAALIFHNNFADQIQQIMFLKNMAIIGGFLTLIHHGAGPCSLDNRKQAKDTL from the coding sequence ATGGATTCACTTATTAAACTTTCTGCGCCATTAGGGCGTGTTATGCTCGCCGCCATTTTTATCATCGCAGGACTTGGCAAAATTGCCAACTACACCGGCACGCAAGGTTACATGGAAGCCATGGGCGTTCCCGGCGCCTTATTGCCATTAGTGATCCTGACTGAGGTTTTGGGTGGCTTAGCCATTGCATTCGGTTGGCATACGCGTATTGCCGCTTTTTTATTGGCTGGCTTTACTTTGTTGGCGGCATTGATTTTCCACAACAACTTTGCCGACCAAATCCAACAAATCATGTTCTTGAAAAATATGGCGATCATCGGTGGTTTCTTAACCTTGATTCACCATGGCGCAGGACCATGTTCTTTGGACAATAGAAAACAGGCAAAAGACACGCTTTAA
- a CDS encoding pirin family protein — MTTKEIRMLSLGMPTSDGAGVKLTRVIGSPELSMLDPFLMLDRFETENPEDYIAGFPPHPHRGFETVTYMLEGTMRHEDNLGNNGLLKPGGIQWMTAGRGIVHSEMPEQVDGAMRGFQLWINLPSHAKMQDPHYQDYDPEQLPVEIRDNGTEVRVISGQTDEGTQGPIVNDWVKPTYFDISLPADTDFTQTLSANDNSLLFVITGQIAVGEQQRIAKANSLAVLSQGDTLKVMAQGEGARFLLISGQPLNEPIARGGPFVMNTQEEIRQAFDDYRSGRF, encoded by the coding sequence ATGACAACTAAAGAAATCCGTATGCTGAGCCTCGGCATGCCGACATCGGATGGTGCGGGTGTGAAGTTGACGCGAGTCATCGGCAGCCCGGAGCTCAGTATGCTCGATCCATTTCTGATGCTTGACCGCTTTGAAACGGAAAACCCGGAGGATTACATCGCTGGCTTTCCGCCACACCCACATCGTGGGTTTGAAACCGTGACCTATATGTTGGAAGGCACCATGCGCCATGAAGACAACCTAGGCAATAACGGATTGCTCAAACCCGGCGGCATCCAGTGGATGACGGCAGGTCGCGGCATTGTTCACTCTGAAATGCCCGAACAGGTCGATGGTGCGATGCGCGGCTTTCAGCTTTGGATCAATCTGCCGAGCCATGCAAAAATGCAGGATCCGCATTATCAGGATTACGATCCAGAACAACTGCCGGTAGAAATTCGCGACAATGGCACGGAAGTTCGTGTTATCAGTGGACAAACTGATGAAGGAACGCAAGGCCCAATCGTCAATGACTGGGTTAAGCCAACCTACTTCGATATTTCTTTACCGGCCGATACCGACTTTACCCAAACGCTGTCAGCAAACGACAATAGTCTGCTGTTTGTAATTACTGGACAAATTGCCGTTGGTGAGCAACAGCGTATTGCCAAGGCAAATAGTTTGGCGGTACTGTCACAAGGTGATACCCTAAAGGTCATGGCACAAGGCGAAGGCGCTCGTTTCTTACTGATTTCGGGACAACCTTTGAACGAACCCATCGCTCGCGGTGGTCCTTTTGTCATGAACACTCAGGAAGAAATTCGTCAGGCGTTTGATGACTATCGAAGTGGTCGTTTCTGA
- a CDS encoding glutathione S-transferase family protein: MGFLINGKWSPTWYDTETTKGEFKRLESVFRHWITPDGSPGISGEGGFEAEPGRYHLYVSLACPWAHRALIFRKLKGLEDMISVSVVNSFMNDEDGWTFDDGSDVVPDTVNHKRLLHELYTIAKPDFTGVASVPLLWDKKRNTAVNNESSEIIRMFNSAFDGVGARAGDYYPEILRDEIDAVNQRVYDTLNNGVYRAGFATSQKAYERAVTEVFKTLDWLEENLTMQRYLVGEQLTEADIRLFTTLIRFDAVYFGHFKCNLKRIVDYPNLFEYLLDIYQHKGIAETVNIEHTKHHYYGSHDKLNPTLIVPKGPVQNFNQPHGRANLR; this comes from the coding sequence ATGGGCTTTTTAATCAACGGGAAATGGTCTCCGACTTGGTACGATACCGAAACCACCAAAGGCGAATTCAAGCGCCTGGAATCCGTTTTTCGCCACTGGATCACCCCCGATGGTTCTCCCGGTATTTCTGGTGAAGGCGGCTTTGAAGCCGAACCTGGACGCTATCATCTCTATGTTTCTCTCGCCTGTCCTTGGGCGCATCGCGCTTTGATTTTCCGTAAACTCAAAGGGTTGGAAGATATGATTTCCGTCTCTGTCGTTAACTCATTCATGAACGATGAAGACGGTTGGACATTCGACGATGGCTCTGACGTGGTTCCTGACACCGTCAACCACAAACGCCTATTGCATGAGCTTTACACCATAGCGAAACCGGATTTCACCGGCGTTGCCAGCGTGCCTTTGCTTTGGGACAAAAAGCGCAACACTGCCGTCAACAACGAGTCTTCAGAAATCATCCGCATGTTCAACTCCGCTTTCGATGGCGTTGGCGCACGTGCTGGAGATTACTACCCGGAGATTTTGCGCGATGAAATCGACGCGGTGAATCAACGTGTTTATGACACTCTCAATAACGGCGTTTACCGTGCTGGGTTTGCAACCAGTCAAAAGGCCTATGAGCGTGCCGTGACAGAGGTTTTTAAAACACTGGATTGGCTGGAAGAAAACTTGACCATGCAACGCTACCTGGTCGGCGAACAATTGACCGAGGCGGACATTCGTCTCTTCACCACTTTGATTCGATTTGACGCCGTTTACTTCGGGCACTTCAAATGCAACTTGAAACGCATTGTCGACTACCCGAATCTGTTCGAATACCTGCTCGATATCTATCAACATAAAGGCATTGCCGAGACGGTGAATATTGAACATACCAAACACCACTACTATGGCAGTCACGACAAGCTGAATCCGACATTGATTGTGCCAAAAGGCCCTGTACAAAACTTCAACCAACCACATGGACGCGCGAATTTACGCTAA
- a CDS encoding DsrE family protein has protein sequence MRVLSASNLIRSTRFSIFAALFAMLTLGFSSLAQAADDAAKVVYHVDFKNPTRYSATLTSINNILNYYDSQLMDADVQLVFVGYGLRFVTDDDLKGTPYVADKALNARRAELKGRLMTLIKVRDVKVWLCDKTRSDVDLPKSKVYPGIQMTPSGVAKIAILESEGYSYLKIQ, from the coding sequence ATGAGAGTTCTAAGCGCATCTAACTTGATTCGATCGACCCGTTTTTCCATTTTCGCCGCACTATTTGCCATGCTGACGCTAGGCTTTTCATCTTTGGCACAAGCCGCCGATGATGCTGCAAAAGTGGTCTATCATGTCGACTTCAAAAACCCGACCCGCTATTCTGCAACGCTGACTTCCATCAACAACATCCTGAACTACTATGACAGCCAATTGATGGATGCCGATGTGCAATTGGTGTTTGTCGGTTATGGTCTGCGTTTTGTCACCGATGATGATTTGAAAGGCACGCCTTATGTTGCCGACAAAGCATTGAATGCTCGCCGTGCTGAATTGAAAGGCCGCTTGATGACGCTGATAAAAGTGCGTGACGTCAAAGTCTGGCTATGTGACAAAACCCGTAGCGATGTAGACTTGCCAAAAAGCAAAGTCTATCCTGGTATCCAGATGACACCATCCGGCGTTGCTAAAATCGCCATTTTGGAATCTGAAGGCTATTCCTATTTGAAAATCCAATAG
- a CDS encoding TRAP transporter small permease subunit yields the protein MNASSSSFNQSLSRLVHYQDKAQQSFGHFIAWGLLSLVVIAASVVILRYGFDSGSIALQEVVLYNHAIVFMLGMAYTLQQDKHVRVDVFYNNFSPRRKAWVDLLGGLLFALPTLTFILWSSAHYILVSWRIKEASAEAGGLPYVYLLKTVIWIMAILLIFQVLSMIAKAYLTLVQGEPAEDDSTQDHIEGKV from the coding sequence ATGAATGCATCCTCCTCATCTTTTAACCAATCGCTTTCCCGACTCGTTCACTATCAGGACAAAGCACAACAGTCTTTTGGGCACTTTATTGCCTGGGGATTACTGTCTTTAGTGGTGATTGCCGCTTCGGTGGTGATTTTACGTTATGGCTTTGACAGTGGCTCGATTGCGCTACAAGAAGTCGTGCTCTATAACCATGCTATCGTTTTCATGCTCGGGATGGCTTACACCCTACAGCAAGACAAGCATGTGCGTGTCGATGTGTTTTACAACAACTTCTCACCTCGCCGCAAAGCCTGGGTTGATCTGCTGGGCGGGCTGCTGTTCGCATTACCGACATTGACTTTCATCCTTTGGTCTAGCGCGCACTATATTCTGGTGAGCTGGCGAATCAAAGAAGCCTCGGCAGAAGCTGGTGGACTACCTTATGTTTACCTACTGAAAACCGTTATCTGGATCATGGCAATTCTGCTGATATTCCAAGTGTTGTCGATGATTGCAAAAGCCTACCTAACCTTGGTACAAGGCGAGCCTGCTGAAGATGACAGTACGCAAGACCATATTGAGGGTAAAGTCTGA
- a CDS encoding TRAP transporter large permease: protein MEYLSLLLFVLVFAFLLIGFPVALTLAGVSLLFALAATAFGAFDAAFLESIPNRIYSIMNNQTLLAVPLFVFMGIMLEQSKIAEQLLQTMDEVMRGFKGGLGISVILVGALLAASTGIVGATVVTMGLLALPTMIKQGYCPKLATGTICASGTLGQIIPPSIILILLGDVLSSAYQQAQLNQGIFSPEPLSVGDLFVGALFPGMLLVVLYMVYVFVTAIIKPEKVPALAQNAREPGFGKRVLYSLLPPLALIILVLGSILGGFATPTEAASLGALGAILLSAMKRRLSVGILQEVMRGSLQVTSMIFLIFIGAAFFSLTFRGLGGDDLIAGFLNDLPGGKFTAILIVMLLMFVLGFFLDFIEITYVIVPVVAPVLFMMGVDPIWLGIMIAINLQTAFLTPPFGFALFYLKGVAPASVKTLDIYKGVIPFILIQLSVLILLALWPELATWLPSVIYGK from the coding sequence ATGGAATACTTGTCTTTACTCTTATTTGTACTGGTTTTCGCTTTTCTGTTGATCGGTTTTCCAGTGGCTTTGACGCTTGCCGGCGTCTCATTACTGTTCGCATTGGCGGCCACCGCATTCGGCGCATTTGACGCTGCTTTCCTGGAAAGCATTCCCAACCGCATCTACAGCATCATGAACAACCAGACACTGCTCGCCGTACCCTTATTCGTATTCATGGGTATCATGCTGGAGCAATCGAAAATCGCTGAACAACTACTGCAAACCATGGACGAAGTCATGCGTGGCTTTAAAGGAGGTTTGGGTATTTCCGTCATTCTGGTGGGGGCGCTACTGGCGGCTAGCACCGGGATTGTCGGTGCAACCGTAGTTACCATGGGGTTACTGGCACTGCCAACCATGATCAAGCAAGGCTACTGCCCTAAGCTGGCAACCGGGACAATTTGTGCCTCAGGAACACTTGGACAGATTATCCCACCGTCCATTATTCTGATTCTATTGGGTGATGTGCTGTCTTCGGCATATCAACAAGCACAGTTGAATCAAGGTATTTTCTCGCCAGAACCACTGTCAGTGGGTGACCTGTTTGTCGGTGCGCTTTTCCCTGGCATGCTATTGGTTGTGCTTTACATGGTGTATGTTTTCGTCACCGCCATCATCAAACCCGAAAAAGTACCTGCCTTGGCACAAAACGCACGGGAACCCGGCTTTGGAAAACGAGTGCTTTACAGCTTACTACCGCCTTTGGCGTTGATCATTTTAGTACTCGGTTCAATCCTGGGAGGTTTCGCCACCCCAACTGAAGCAGCGTCATTGGGTGCGTTGGGTGCAATATTATTATCGGCAATGAAAAGACGTTTGTCCGTCGGCATTCTGCAAGAAGTCATGCGTGGTAGCCTGCAAGTCACCAGCATGATCTTCCTGATTTTTATCGGAGCCGCATTCTTCTCACTGACCTTTAGAGGTTTAGGTGGCGATGACCTGATTGCCGGCTTCCTAAATGACCTGCCGGGCGGTAAGTTCACTGCGATTCTGATTGTGATGTTGTTGATGTTCGTACTTGGGTTCTTCTTGGACTTCATCGAAATCACGTACGTCATCGTGCCGGTGGTAGCCCCTGTTCTATTTATGATGGGCGTTGACCCAATTTGGTTAGGCATCATGATCGCCATTAACCTGCAAACTGCCTTTCTAACCCCACCTTTTGGCTTTGCACTTTTTTATTTAAAAGGCGTTGCACCCGCTTCAGTCAAGACTTTGGACATTTACAAAGGGGTAATTCCATTCATCTTGATTCAGCTTTCGGTACTCATTTTGCTTGCACTATGGCCTGAGTTGGCAACTTGGCTGCCATCGGTTATTTATGGTAAATAA
- a CDS encoding sensor domain-containing protein, with protein MQDSEQNISNSDNNLSYLMQERHLKDDIIESIHDGVIVFNPDFSVQVINQQARSLLDFFNDPDHFFDDLTLFKNKKATLTFKLKDWLQQICRRVAKHPKEFFVWQRVDFNHPLKPLLLSAKPIVDENNQITSILLMIYDRRLQADSDEKNRILNAALNSFDGQFITNDKGYITRPNMAFSAYTGLMREELSSMSILAWMQKQLTLKTSEEQVLRALLEDGRWSGEVEVHPNADTTFYAVLSLSMITDNHRNIECYVGTLQDITDIKQAQAEVEYLAFYDELTGLANRRLLLEHLEHTLLHHMRHRTYSALMFLDLDRFKNTNDTFGHTAGDELLKTTAYRLKEHLRAEDTIARLGGDEFVILTHMDAPSLELATQHALTLSNKVMDALCEDYFIMDQTLKNSVSIGVCCFPLHQHETPEELIGFADMAMYESKKLGRNRVHFYDQTLSESIQNRHALERSLNNAVVEEEFELFFQPQFNLNEELVSAEALVRWKHPTLGLISPSEFIPIAEDGRQILKIGQYVIRQSFLKAKEWHEKYGLKNLSINISPIQFHETSFVASLRNLQEETGVSPELITLEVTEGILISEMELALRKMAALEEMGYKFSIDDFGTGYSSLSYFQKLPIRELKIDKSFVFRIPASQEDIAIIDTILNLAKSKQLQIVAEGVETREQVEFFKNIQESLRGMLLIQGFHFSKPLEATAFEERFFHT; from the coding sequence ATGCAAGACTCCGAACAGAACATTTCCAATAGCGACAATAACTTGTCGTATTTGATGCAAGAGCGCCATCTAAAAGATGATATCATTGAATCGATACATGACGGCGTGATTGTTTTCAATCCGGATTTCTCTGTTCAAGTCATTAACCAACAAGCACGTTCTCTTCTCGATTTCTTCAACGATCCAGACCATTTTTTCGACGACCTGACACTGTTCAAAAACAAAAAAGCTACCCTGACCTTCAAACTGAAAGATTGGTTGCAGCAAATCTGCCGTCGTGTTGCGAAGCACCCAAAAGAATTCTTCGTCTGGCAACGTGTCGATTTCAACCACCCTTTGAAACCTCTGCTACTGTCGGCAAAACCGATTGTTGATGAAAACAACCAAATCACATCCATTCTGTTGATGATTTATGATCGTCGCTTGCAAGCAGATTCCGACGAGAAAAACCGTATTCTAAACGCCGCACTAAACAGTTTTGATGGACAGTTCATCACGAATGACAAGGGCTACATAACAAGACCCAACATGGCATTTTCCGCTTACACCGGATTAATGCGTGAAGAACTGTCCTCCATGAGTATTCTGGCGTGGATGCAAAAGCAGCTCACACTGAAAACCTCCGAGGAACAAGTTCTCCGTGCGTTGTTGGAAGATGGTCGTTGGAGCGGCGAGGTGGAAGTTCACCCTAACGCCGACACGACTTTCTATGCCGTGCTGAGCCTGTCAATGATCACCGACAACCACCGCAACATCGAGTGCTATGTTGGTACCTTGCAGGACATCACCGATATTAAGCAGGCACAAGCAGAAGTCGAGTATCTAGCTTTTTATGATGAATTGACCGGACTTGCAAATCGCCGCCTGCTGCTTGAACACCTTGAGCACACTCTGTTGCATCACATGCGTCACCGTACTTACAGTGCCCTGATGTTCTTGGATTTGGATCGTTTCAAAAACACCAATGACACCTTTGGGCATACCGCAGGTGATGAACTATTGAAAACCACTGCCTACCGTTTGAAAGAGCACCTGCGTGCCGAAGACACCATCGCCCGTCTAGGAGGTGACGAGTTCGTTATCCTGACACATATGGATGCTCCCAGCCTGGAGTTAGCAACGCAACATGCGCTCACCTTGAGCAACAAGGTCATGGATGCGCTGTGTGAAGACTATTTCATCATGGACCAAACCTTGAAAAACTCAGTCAGTATCGGTGTTTGTTGTTTCCCACTCCACCAACATGAAACGCCGGAAGAACTCATTGGGTTTGCCGATATGGCAATGTACGAATCGAAGAAGCTCGGACGCAATCGTGTACACTTTTACGACCAAACCTTGTCGGAAAGCATCCAAAACCGTCATGCCCTTGAACGCTCATTGAATAACGCGGTCGTTGAAGAGGAATTTGAACTTTTCTTCCAACCACAATTCAACCTGAATGAGGAGCTGGTGTCTGCCGAAGCCTTAGTGCGATGGAAGCACCCGACTCTCGGATTAATATCCCCATCGGAATTCATTCCCATTGCAGAAGACGGTCGTCAGATTCTCAAAATCGGTCAGTATGTGATTCGCCAATCTTTCTTAAAAGCCAAAGAATGGCATGAGAAATATGGCTTGAAAAATCTGTCCATCAACATCAGTCCTATTCAGTTCCATGAGACGAGCTTTGTCGCCAGTTTGAGAAATCTACAGGAAGAAACCGGTGTTTCGCCTGAACTCATCACTCTTGAAGTCACCGAGGGCATCCTGATTTCAGAAATGGAATTGGCGCTACGCAAAATGGCTGCACTCGAGGAAATGGGCTATAAGTTCTCAATTGATGATTTCGGAACAGGTTACTCCTCTCTGAGCTATTTCCAAAAACTCCCTATTCGAGAGCTGAAAATCGATAAGAGCTTTGTTTTCCGTATTCCGGCCAGTCAGGAAGATATCGCCATCATTGATACCATTCTTAACCTTGCGAAAAGTAAACAACTGCAAATTGTCGCCGAAGGGGTCGAAACGCGAGAGCAAGTTGAGTTCTTCAAAAACATTCAGGAATCACTGCGCGGCATGCTACTGATCCAAGGGTTCCACTTCAGCAAACCACTTGAAGCAACCGCCTTTGAAGAGCGTTTTTTTCACACTTAA